One part of the Bacteroidia bacterium genome encodes these proteins:
- a CDS encoding response regulator transcription factor, translating into MIHVAIADDEVLFLKGLKILISDFEEMEVILEAHNGKDLLEKLEAEEKLPDILLLDLNMPEMNGVETAKQLQEKYPSIRFIVLSTYFSKSFIINMIELGAAAYLPKNSLPEEVEASIREVYEKGFSYNDKVMEVIRENLVKKTRPKIAFTPELTEREKEVLQLICEQYTAGEIAEKLFISPRTVEGHRNNLLQKFNCRNTAGLVVYAVQNKLVHISPDAFWG; encoded by the coding sequence ATGATACACGTAGCCATAGCCGATGACGAAGTCCTATTCCTAAAAGGGCTCAAAATCCTTATATCAGACTTTGAGGAAATGGAAGTCATCCTCGAGGCCCACAACGGCAAAGACCTCCTGGAAAAACTGGAAGCAGAGGAAAAGCTTCCGGATATCCTTTTACTCGACCTCAATATGCCGGAAATGAATGGGGTAGAGACAGCCAAACAATTGCAGGAGAAGTATCCCTCCATTCGTTTTATCGTGCTTTCCACTTATTTCAGCAAATCCTTCATCATCAACATGATCGAATTGGGAGCTGCTGCTTACCTCCCCAAAAACAGCCTGCCCGAAGAAGTAGAGGCCAGCATTCGGGAGGTCTATGAAAAAGGATTCTCCTACAATGATAAGGTGATGGAAGTGATCCGGGAAAATCTCGTCAAAAAAACCCGTCCCAAAATCGCTTTTACGCCCGAGCTCACCGAAAGAGAGAAAGAAGTACTCCAACTCATTTGTGAGCAATACACAGCCGGAGAGATTGCCGAAAAACTATTCATCAGCCCGCGTACGGTAGAAGGCCATCGCAACAACCTCTTACAAAAATTCAATTGCCGCAATACGGCAGGATTGGTCGTCTATGCCGTGCAAAATAAACTGGTTCATATATCTCCGGATGCGTTCTGGGGATGA